Proteins encoded in a region of the Raphanus sativus cultivar WK10039 chromosome 8, ASM80110v3, whole genome shotgun sequence genome:
- the LOC108832973 gene encoding protein disulfide isomerase-like 1-1, with the protein MAMRRYALFSILVLSLFASFVRSEETAAATETKEFVLTLDHTNFTETINKHDFIVVEFYAPWCGHCKQLAPEYEKAASELSSHVPPVVLAKIDASEETNREFATQYEVQGFPTIKIFRNGGKAVQEYNGPREAEGIVTYLKKQSGPASFEIKSADDASEVDKKVIVVGVFPKLSGSEFESFLATAEKLRSDYDFAHTSDAKLLPRGDSVTGPVVRLFKPFDELFVDSKDFDGEALEKFVKESSIPLITVFDKDPNNHPYVIKFFDSPNTKAMLFINFTGEGAEALKSKYREVAASFKGQGLSFLLGDAENSQGAFQYFGLEESQVPLIIIQTTDDKKYLKTNVEIDQIGSWVKDFKDGKVAPHKKSQPIPTENNEPVKVVVAENLDEMVFNSGKNVLLEFYAPWCGHCQKLVPILDEVAVSYQSDPSVVIAKLDATANDFPNDTFDVKGFPTIYLRSASGNIVVYEGDRTKEDIISFIDKNKDTAGEPKKEETTAEVVKDEL; encoded by the exons atggCGATGAGGAGATACGCTTTGTTTTCGATCCTTGTATTGTCGCTGTTCGCTTCCTTCGTGAGAAGCGAGGAGACGGCGGCGGCGACGGAGACGAAGGAGTTCGTGTTGACCTTGGATCACACTAACTTCACCGAGACCATCAACAAGCACGATTTCATCGTCGTCGAGTTCTACGCCCCATG GTGTGGACACTGCAAGCAGCTAGCTCCTGAG tACGAGAAGGCTGCATCGGAGTTGAGCAGTCACGTGCCTCCGGTGGTTCTCGCCAAGATCGACGCGAGCGAGGAGACCAACAGGGAGTTTGCTACTCAGTACGAGGTTCAGGGCTTCCCAACGATCAAGATCTTCAGAAACGGAGGAAAGGCTGTTCAGGAGTACAACGGACCTCGTGAAGCTGAGGGTATTGTTACTTACTTGAAGAAACAGAGCGGGCCTGCTTCTTTTGAGATCAAGTCGGCTGATGATGCTTCTGAGGTTGACAAGAAGGTTATTGTG GTTGGTGTTTTCCCTAAATTATCTGGCTCTGAGTTTGAATCTTTCTTGGCCACTGCTGAGAAACTGCGCTCTGACTATGATTTCGCACACACCTCTGATGCCAAGCTTCTTCCTCGTGGAGACTCTGTTACAGGACCTGTGGTCAGGCTgttcaaaccctttgatgaatTGTTTGTTGATTCCAAG GATTTTGATGGAGAAGCTTTGGAGAAATTTGTCAAAGAATCAAGCATTCCACTTATCACCGTCTTTGACAAGGATCCTAACAACCACCCATATGTTATCAAATTCTTTGACAGCCCTAACACCAAG gCTATGTTGTTCATTAACTTCACCGGTGAAGGAGCTGAGGCTCTTAAATCAAAGTACCGTGAAGTTGCTGCATCCTTCAAGGGACAAGGTCTTAGCTTCCTTCTCGGAGATGCTGAGAACAGCCAAGGCGCATTCCAG TACTTTGGACTAGAAGAGAGCCAAGTTCCTCTCATCATCATCCAGACTACTGACGACAAGAAATATCTTAAAACAAATGTGGAGATTGACCAGATTGGATCGTGGGTCAAGGACTTCAAAGATGGAAAAGTTGCCCCACATAAAAAATCTCAACCCATCCCAACCGAAAACAACGAGCCAGTAAAGGTTGTTGTTGCTGAGAACCTTGACGAGATGGTCTTCAACTCTGGAAAGAACG TCTTGCTTGAATTCTATGCACCATGGTGTGGACACTGCCAAAAGCTTGTTCCAATCTTGGACGAAGTCGCTGTGTCATACCAAAGCGACCCAAGTGTTGTCATAGCTAAGCTA GACGCAACCGCAAACGACTTCCCAAATGATACCTTCGATGTGAAGGGCTTCCCGACAATATACTTGAGATCAGCGAGCGGAAACATTGTGGTTTACGAAGGAGACAGGACAAAGGAAGACATCATAAGCTTCATCGACAAGAACAAGGACACAGCTGGAGAGCCTAAGAAGGAGGAAACGACAGCTGAGGTCGTTAAGGACGAGCTCTGA